The following coding sequences are from one Paenibacillus sp. FSL R5-0912 window:
- a CDS encoding recombinase family protein codes for MASKKFGYTRTSKMIQREDRQIDMLIEFGVDAADIYVDKMTGAHMEREQLKKLQQVLRPADTVVVESLSRLSRSTKDLLSILEDWDKRDIVFVSLKEKLDFSSTTGKLILTILSAIAQFEKDMIRDRVMEGLAAAKQRGRVGGRPKTPKFRIEDALKLYAANIYSVSEISKRTGVSRSVLYRTLREEANQSLTAKNEGK; via the coding sequence CAGAGGGAGGACAGGCAGATTGATATGCTGATAGAATTTGGCGTTGACGCGGCAGATATCTATGTAGACAAAATGACAGGTGCGCATATGGAGCGTGAGCAACTAAAAAAACTACAGCAGGTGCTTCGTCCTGCTGACACTGTGGTTGTAGAGAGTCTTAGCCGACTGTCAAGGTCTACGAAGGATTTGCTTTCGATTTTAGAAGATTGGGATAAGCGTGATATTGTGTTTGTCTCTTTAAAAGAGAAGCTCGATTTTTCCTCGACCACAGGAAAACTAATTCTGACCATTCTCAGTGCAATAGCTCAATTCGAGAAAGACATGATTCGGGATAGGGTCATGGAAGGTCTTGCGGCAGCGAAGCAAAGAGGTCGCGTTGGCGGACGCCCCAAAACTCCAAAATTTAGAATTGAGGATGCCTTGAAACTGTATGCGGCAAACATTTATTCGGTGTCAGAGATCTCGAAACGAACGGGGGTATCACGATCTGTGCTGTATCGCACTCTAAGGGAAGAAGCCAATCAAAGTTTAACGGCTAAAAATGAAGGCAAGTAG